The Dyella caseinilytica genome has a window encoding:
- the gnd gene encoding phosphogluconate dehydrogenase (NAD(+)-dependent, decarboxylating) translates to MSAGKAQKLQLGFVGLGRMGLNMVRRMQQAGIDCVVFDTNLDARKEAASYGATAAQSIQDLADKLEGPRAVWLMLPTAVVDAVLDQLVPLLSAGDTVIDGGNSHYVEDLRRAGELSKHQIMYVDVGVSGGVWGRERGYCQMIGGPEEAYKRLEPAFAALAPGFEAAPRTEGRSGEPSPAEKGYLYCGPSGAGHFVKMVHNGIEYGLMAAYAEGLNVLKSANAGKQKRTADAETSPLEHPERYQYDFPVGDVVELWRRGSVVGSWLLDLTAIELGRDPSLKDYTGRVSDSGEGRWTAQAAIDEGVPVPVLTAALFGRFTSQGNELYANKVMSAMRHAFGGHHEIKTDNKD, encoded by the coding sequence ATGAGTGCAGGAAAGGCACAAAAACTGCAGTTGGGCTTTGTCGGTCTCGGACGCATGGGGCTGAATATGGTTCGCCGCATGCAGCAGGCCGGCATCGATTGCGTGGTGTTCGACACGAACCTCGATGCACGTAAAGAAGCCGCCAGCTACGGCGCGACCGCAGCGCAATCCATCCAGGATCTGGCAGATAAGCTCGAAGGGCCGCGCGCGGTGTGGTTGATGCTACCGACGGCGGTGGTCGATGCGGTGCTCGATCAGCTCGTTCCGCTTTTGTCGGCAGGCGATACCGTCATCGACGGCGGCAATTCGCACTATGTCGAAGATCTGCGACGAGCTGGCGAGCTGAGCAAGCATCAGATCATGTATGTGGATGTCGGTGTTAGCGGCGGTGTTTGGGGTCGCGAGCGTGGTTATTGCCAGATGATCGGCGGCCCTGAAGAAGCCTATAAGCGGTTGGAGCCGGCGTTTGCCGCGCTGGCGCCGGGCTTCGAGGCAGCGCCACGTACGGAAGGCCGTAGTGGCGAACCGTCGCCCGCGGAAAAGGGTTATCTGTATTGCGGCCCGAGCGGCGCCGGCCATTTTGTGAAGATGGTTCACAATGGCATTGAGTACGGTCTGATGGCTGCGTACGCCGAAGGCCTCAACGTGCTCAAGAGTGCCAATGCAGGCAAGCAGAAACGCACTGCTGATGCGGAGACATCGCCACTGGAACATCCGGAGCGCTATCAATACGACTTCCCTGTGGGTGATGTCGTCGAGCTGTGGCGCCGCGGCAGTGTGGTGGGTTCGTGGTTGCTGGATCTTACGGCCATCGAACTCGGTCGCGATCCTTCGCTGAAGGATTACACCGGCCGCGTATCCGATTCCGGCGAGGGACGCTGGACAGCGCAAGCTGCGATCGACGAAGGCGTGCCGGTGCCGGTGCTCACCGCGGCATTGTTCGGGCGCTTCACCTCGCAGGGCAATGAGCTTTACGCGAACAAGGTCATGTCCGCCATGCGTCATGCGTTCGGTGGCCATCATGAGATCAAGACCGACAACAAGGATTGA